The Bacillus sp. NEB1478 genome contains the following window.
CACTTGATGAAGAAGAAACAGACCGAGCTTCAAAATCTCAAGAAGCACAGGCTGCAGAAACTAGCAATTCGCCTGTAACAGATAAGACGGAACAAACTGAAACAATCACTGATTCTAAAGTGAACGTAACAAAGGAATCATTACCTGACGGTGTAAAAAAAATAACCGCCGAGATGACAGTCCTATCTAAAAACTATGAGGGACTAATGAAGTTCATACGTACCATTGAGGACTTGAAGCGCATTACAGTTATTGAAGGAATTACGTTTACTGGACTAAGTGAAATAGAACGGGCGGCGGCAGAAGCTTCACCTGATCAGTTAAAATATGAGGTGACGATTGCCGCATATTATTTACCAGAGCTTACGGATTATTTAAAAGATCTACCCGAAGGTGATTTCCCTGCTCCAAACGGAAAAGAAAATCCATTAAGCGGAGCTGAACCAAATCTAAAAAATGACGAATAAAAACAAGGCCACGGTGTCTTGTTTTTTTCTTTACCTATTTTCTTAACTGGCAAACTCAACAATTAAATGGATAATCCGATATAACGGATAGAGAAAAATAAAAGGGGCGATGAAGGTGGAACTGAAAGCAATTAGTTCTCCTGTTTTTCAAAAATCTGAGCCTGTGCTGAAAAGCCAAAACCTACAAGACGATACTTCAAAAGCCGAAGCTTCAGTTACAGTAAAACCGACGAAAGAAAAGCTGGAAAAAATTATTGGTGCAATGAACGAAATGTTAAGACCGAGTCAGACTTCAACAAAGTTTGTTCTTCACGAAAAACTAGACGAGTATTATGTGCAAATCGTAGATGAAACGACACATGAAGTAATGAGGGAGATTCCGAACAAAAAGTTT
Protein-coding sequences here:
- the flaG gene encoding flagellar protein FlaG — translated: MELKAISSPVFQKSEPVLKSQNLQDDTSKAEASVTVKPTKEKLEKIIGAMNEMLRPSQTSTKFVLHEKLDEYYVQIVDETTHEVMREIPNKKFLDMYSEMIDFMGIFVDKKI